The following are encoded together in the Vigna unguiculata cultivar IT97K-499-35 chromosome 2, ASM411807v1, whole genome shotgun sequence genome:
- the LOC114173518 gene encoding rho-associated protein kinase 1, with amino-acid sequence MMASDGKKSDDMDSLFEGMVLFNPAADIEIGVEAEVRQDNYNGSDALTTSQPLDENLFSDLTLVVDPLQNSLAAEADHDLQSQQQLSVSATAPTSSSSSTQGQVQGQPPRRRKRSGLRIGYGRDALHFNDMPHTLSPLPQPISDSDSLGAGHTVRLPETFPSIVTATADADADADGVTLSQPSTVSSSKSENENREYQHSSAFSEEEPSAESSSKSENENRKQHLVSAFSEEEPSAESSSKSGNENLNQQHASAFPEAEFEQIKVTIREKLNLASQLVKNASSARKDSIRNRRKIVENANLASLKYMELEKQLEEACEAEDFERAEKVSEKLSDAEKEKLSYINSLREADAVVDALDLKLQHALESQLVAEEQCAILLDHYAKNALNNADSTLKKATSVFSKEMDQWLSSSEALEVKKMELEIEAQFMNEARLELNNSIEHSIQDDKREKEILCKRKDVLMGELDQLLALVKQKEKEIADNDSTLEAVENKINKVLSGFEEMQLGINVNYDELQSALAHVKLETETLTLKKGEIDNFFTQEKEMGARLRNFARISSEEAEGYRETVKLRRSLMSSILKSRGDKLTLAENEEKLSRDVKLFQEEVSAARASLQELSSRKSSIQQEIASFKQRIIFIDKRVPELEAEKKVATAARNFKEAARIATEAKSLNVEKESIQIDMDTSSLNLEKLEEEIKDTLNKLQETEGVILLKEKELAMVRYQKLLLASATARAEKAGALEMGDMEEANLLSTEAEAADREAEKLQSTYKIEEKDFVDLGKHLISMDLVSYLDQKQLGELVVSLHLWTG; translated from the exons ATGATGGCTTCAGATGGGAAGAAAAGCGATGATATGGATTCGCTGTTTGAAGGAATGGTACTGTTTAACCCTGCTGCCGATATTGAAATTGGAGTTGAAGCAGAGGTCCGACAAGACAATTACAATGGTAGTGATGCGCTCACAACATCGCAGCCCCTTGACGAGAATCTCTTCTCCGACCTCACGCTTGTGGTGGATCCCCTCCAAAACTCACTAGCAGCTGAAGCCGACCACGATCTCCAATCTCAACAACAGCTATCTGTATCTGCTACCGCcccaacttcttcttcttcctctacaCAGGGTCAGGTCCAGGGTCAGCCCCCTCGAAGGAGAAAACGATCTGGCTTGAGGATAGGATATGGTAGAGATGCCCTTCATTTCAACGACATGCCTCACACTCTTTCTCCGCTCCCCCAACCAATTTCTGACAGTGATAGCCTGGGCGCTGGTCATACTGTTCGGCTCCCAGAGACCTTTCCCTCCATTGTCACTGCCACTGCTGATGCTGATGCTGATGCTGATGGTGTTACTCTTTCCCAACCGTCTACTGTATCTTCCTCCAAATCAGAGAATGAGAATCGGGAATATCAACATTCCTCAGCTTTTTCTGAGGAAGAACCATCTGCTGAATCTTCCTCCAAATCAGAGAATGAGAATCGGAAACAACACCTTGTTTCAGCTTTTTCTGAGGAAGAACCATCTGCTGAATCTTCCTCCAAATCGGGGAATGAGAATTTGAATCAACAACATGCATCAGCTTTTCCTGAGGCAGAGTTTGAGCAAATCAAGGTCACCATACGTGAGAAGCTTAACCTTGCCAGTCAACTGGTAAAAAATGCTTCTTCTGCTCGAAAGGATTccatcagaaatagaagaaaaatcGTTGAGAATGCCAATCTTGCTTCGCTCAAATACATGGAACTCGAAAAGCAATTGGAAGAAGCCTGTGAAGCTGAAGATTTCGAAAGGGCCGAAAAGGTTAGCGAAAAGCTTTCTGATGCCGAGAAGGAGAAACTGAGTTACATCAATTCTTTGAGAGAAGCCGATGCCGTTGTCGACGCTTTAGATTTAAAATTGCAGCATGCCCTTGAATCTCAGTTAGTTGCCGAGGAACAATGCGCTATCCTGCTCGACCATTATGCAAAG AACGCTTTAAATAATGCAGATTCTACCCTGAAGAAAGCAACATcagttttttcaaaagaaatggaCCAATGGCTTTCATCATCTGAAGCCTTGGAGGTGAAAAAGATGGAATTGGAGATTGAAGCACAATTTATGAATGAAGCTCGTTTAGAATTGAATAATTCCATTGAGCATTCAATCCAGGAtgacaaaagagaaaaagagatccTTTGTAAAAGAAAGGATGTGTTGATGGGTGAATTGGATCAACTTCTTGCTTTagttaaacaaaaagaaaaggagataGCAGACAATGACTCTACTTTAGAAGCTGtagaaaataagataaataaagttCTCTCTGGATTTGAAGAGATGCAGTTAGGCATTAATGTCAATTATGACGAATTGCAGTCTGCCCTTGCGCATGTGAAATTAGAAACTGAAACTTTGACTCTAAAGAAGGGGGAGATTGATAACTTTTTCACACAGGAAAAAGAAATGGGAGCAAGACTTAGGAATTTTGCTAGGATTTCTTCAGAGGAAGCTGAAGGATACCGTGAAACAGTTAAACTGAGAAGAAGTTTGATGTCATCTATATTGAAGTCCAGGGGGGACAAACTGACACTTGCAGAGAACGAGGAAAAGCTTTCTAGAGATGTCAAATTGTTTCAAGAGGAGGTTTCTGCCGCTAGAGCTTCCTTGCAG GAACTATCTTCAAGAAAGTCAAGCATCCAGCAAGAGATAGCATCCTTCAAGCAGAGGATTATTTTCATTGATAAAAGAGTCCCAGAACTAGAAGCAGAAAAGAAAGTTGCTACTGCTGCAAGAAATTTCAAGGAGGCGGCACGAATAGCTACCGAGGCAAAGTCACTAAATGTTGAAAAAGAGAGCATCCAGATAGACATGGACACATCTTCGTTAAATCTTGAGAAGCTTGAAGAAGAAATCAAAGACACCCTTAATAAATTACAGGAGACTGAGGGGGTGATTTTATTAAAGGAGAAAGAGTTGGCAATGGTCAGATACCAGAAGCTACTTTTGGCATCTGCTACTGCTAGAGCTGAAAAGGCTGGCGCACTAGAAATGGGTGACATGGAAGAAGCGAATCTCCTATCTACTGAAGCCGAGGCAGCAGACCGTGAAGCTGAAAAACTTCAATCGACGTACAAAATTGAGGAGAAAGACTTTGTTGATCTAGGAAAACATTTAATTTCGATGGATCTTGTATCATATCTGGATCAGAAGCAACTGGGAGAACTAGTTGTGTCACTTCATCTATGGACTGGATAA